Proteins co-encoded in one Melanotaenia boesemani isolate fMelBoe1 chromosome 23, fMelBoe1.pri, whole genome shotgun sequence genomic window:
- the itih2 gene encoding inter-alpha-trypsin inhibitor heavy chain H2, with protein sequence MRRLLLLLLGLLILHRVRCFEFVIDGEWEEEASHLHNHQERHKRATLTSSEEEDFEAIRGDDITVNSYKMESRITSRFAHTTVRSSVVNSGSKAQSIAFNVQIPKRAFISNFTMNVNGITFVGSVKKKTVARNLYAQARSRNKAAAIVRANSQDLETFKTEVHVPPGSNIEFELHYQEMMQRRLGFYEHSLYLQPGRLVPHFQVDVYIFEPKGISTVQTPNNLGEQFGELFKVTTSKDKAHVVFKPSLQQQRKCNNCTDSAIDGVFTVKYDVTRDSNAGELQVSDGHFVHFFAPSNLSPLPKNIVFVIDVSGSMWGVKMKQTVEAMKAILDDLTMEDNFSIIDFNHNVRCWSEELVPGSSIQIAEAKKYIQNIKPNGGTNINEALERAVSMLVKASNQGLIDPRSVSMIILVSDGDPTVGEIRLSYIQKNVKRNMREEFSLFSLGIGFDVDYDFLERIAMENRGTAQRIYANHDAAEQLRTFYRQVSSPLLRRINIQFPENSVTDVTQNRFDKYFSGSELVVAGRVLLAESNTLTSFTTASAASLDIILETVADVTELDMELAKQQHSFTGFARQMWAYLTIKQLLSERSLAPTAVKKRKITERIMTLAEEHQFVTPLTALLVESEDAKERLLADSPKDPKQGCCAGGGMISGSTISVREPEKLVYQPPPWVQETTPAPPSQVEKGPQQVILVDNDPHFIIHLPASNMDVCFNIDSKPGHILNLVSDVGTGVTVNGQLISSKQLKKSKLNTYFGTISVYYQPEGVSVTISTNDITMTAGRNDYSFTWEATAEITQDGVMISIVKNSHVTITVNNNIRVMVLLHRVWKKHPVNVDFLGIYMPNENQYSPLVHGLIGQFSREPEVSIYDIHEGADPLKKEATMEVKGNKLLVTRGWQKDYRRDKKRGTNIYCWFIHNSGKGFIDGHYTQYIVPNLNSFHQMP encoded by the exons ATGAGGCGTCTGTTGTTGCTGCTTCTGGGGCTCCTGATCCTTCATCGGGTTCGATGCTTCGAGTTTGTGATAGACGGAGAATGGGAGGAAGAGGCG TCACATCTTCACAACCATCAAGAAAGGCATAAG AGAGCGACATTGACCAGCTCAGAGGAGGAAGACTTTGAG GCCATCCGCGGAGATGACATCACCGTTAACAGTTACAAGATGGAGAGCCGCATCACGTCACGCTTTGCTCACACCACCGTCAGGAGCTCGGTGGTCAACTCAGGCTCCAAAGCTCAAAGCATTGCCTTCAACGTGCAGATCCCCAAACGTGCTTTTATCTCCAACTTCACCAT gaATGTGAATGGCATCACATTTGTGGGCTCAGTGAAGAAGAAGACGGTGGCCAGGAACCTGTACGCCCAGGCCAGATCGAGAAACAAGGCGGCGGCCATCGTCAG GGCTAATTCCCAGGACTTGGAGACCTTTAAAACCGAGGTCCATGTTCCTCCTGGCAGTAACATTGAGTTTGAGCTCCATTACCAGGAGATGATGCAAAGGAGGCTGGGCTTCTATGAGCATTCGCTGTACCTGCAGCCTGGGAGGCTGGTGCCACATTTCCAG GTGGACGTGTACATCTTTGAGCCAAAAGGAATTTCCACAGTACAAACACCAAATAACCTTGGAGAGCAGTTTGGAGAGCTTTTTAAAGTAACAACTTCCAAAGATAAG GCTCATGTTGTCTTCAAACCCAGCTTACAACAGCAGAGAAAGTGTAACAACTGCACAGACAGCGCCATAGACGGCGTCTTTACTGTGAAATATGATGTAACCAGAGACAGCAATGCTGGAGAACTGCAG GTTTCAGATGGTCACTTTGTTCACTTCTTCGCTCCATCCAACCTCTCTCCTCTTCCtaaaaacattgtgtttgtCATTGATGTCAGCGGATCCATGTGGGGGGTCAAGATGAAGCAA ACAGTAGAGGCCATGAAAGCTATTTTGGATGATCTAACCATGGAGGATAACTTCAGCATCATAGACTTCAACCACAATGTGCGCTGTTGGAGTGAAGAGCTTGTTCCTGGCTCATCTATTCAGATTGCAGAGGCCAAGAAATACATCCAGAACATCAAACCCAATGGAG GCACCAACATCAATGAGGCGCTGGAGAGAGCAGTTAGCATGTTAGTGAAGGCATCCAACCAGGGGCTCATCGACCCTCGTTCTGTCTCCATGATCATTCTGGTGTCTGATGGAGACCCCACTGTTG GAGAGATTAGGCTCAGCTACATCCAGAAAAATGTGAAGCGAAACATGAGAGAAGAGTTTTCGCTTTTCTCTCTGGGCATCGGCTTCGACGTGGATTATGACTTCCTGGAACGTATTGCTATGGAGAACAGGGGCACGGCTCAAAGGATCTATGCCAACCATGACGCTGCAGAGCAGCTACGG ACATTTTACAGGCAGGTGTCCTCTCCTCTGCTAAGGAGGATCAACATTCAGTTCCCGGAAAATTCGGTCACAGACGTCACCCAGAACCGCTTTGATAAGTACTTCAGCGGCTCGGAGCTGGTGGTGGCCGGGAGGGTGCTACTAGCGGAGAGCAACACACTGACTAGCTTCACCACTGCATCAGCT GCCAGCCTGGACATCATCTTGGAGACAGTGGCAGATGTGACAGAACTGGACATGGAGCTAGCCAAACAGCAGCACTCATTTACTGGCTTTGCCAGACAGATGTGGGCTTACCTTACCATCAAACAGCTCCTCAGTGAAAG GTCTCTAGCTCCAACAGCTGTCAAAAAGAGGAAGATCACCGAGCGCATCATGACTCTGGCTGAGGAGCATCAGTTTGTTACTCCACTCACCGCTCTGCTGGTGGAGAGCGAGGACGCCAAAGAGAGGTTGCTGGCTGACTCCCCGAAGGACCCAAAACAAGGCTGCTGTGCAG GAGGGGGAATGATTTCAGGGTCAACAATAAGTGTCCGTGAGCCAGAGAAGTTGGTCTACCAGCCTCCACCCTGGGTCCAGGAGACCACTCCGGCCCCCCCAAGTCAAGTGGAGAAGGGTCCTCAGCAGGTTATCTTAG TGGATAACGACCCTCACTTCATCATCCACCTACCTGCAAGTAACATGGATGTGTGCTTCAACATCGACTCCAAACCTGGTCACATCCTCAACCTGGTGTCAGATGTTGGAACAG GTGTCACAGTGAACGGTCAGTTAATCAGCTCCAAGCAACTGAAAAAAAGCAAACTCAACACATACTTTGGCACCATCTCAGTCTACTACCAGCCAGAAGGAGTCAGCGTCACCATCAGCACTAACGACATCACCATGACCGCTGGCAGAAACGACTACTCTTTCACTTGGGAGGCCACAGCTGAAATCACACAGGATGG GGTGATGATTTCCATTGTGAAGAACTCCCATGTCACCATCACGGTTAATAATAATATCCGTGTGATGGTGTTGCTTCACCGCGTGTGGAAGAAGCATCCTGTCAACGTTGACTTCCTGGGCATTTACATGCCTAATGAAAATCAGTATTCACCTCTGGTCCATGGACTCATAG GGCAGTTTTCTAGAGAGCCTGAAGTCAGCATTTACGACATCCACGAAGGAGCTGATCCCCTGAAGAAGGAGGCCACCATGGAGGTGAAGGGCAACAAGCTGCTTGTCACCAG GGGCTGGCAGAAGGACTACCGACGTGACAAGAAGCGTGGCACCAACATCTACTGCTGGTTCATTCACAACAGCGGGAAGGGATTCATTGACGGCCATTACACCCAATATATTGTGCCGAATCTGAACAGCTTCCACCAGATGCCCTGA
- the kin gene encoding DNA/RNA-binding protein KIN17 gives MGKADFLSPKAISNRIKAKGLQKLRWYCQMCQKQCRDENGFKCHCMSESHQRQLLLASENPNKFMDYFSDEFKSDFLELLRRRFGTKRVHNNIVYNEYISHREHVHMNSTQWETLTDFTKWLGREGLCKVDETPKGWYIQYIDRDPETIRRQEEQARKKKQELDDEERSARFIEEQVRRGRDGKETDEASVYTELKRESEEEKVAFNLGASSSVAGTSKSSSALGASALKAAPSSSSVKRKDTSSSSDFRGEKKKKSALEEIIEMEERKKQSSRTDYWLQPNIIVKIITKRLGEKYHKKKAVILEVRDKYAAVVKMVDSGDKLKLDQNHLETVIPAPGKRVLILNGPYRDTEALLDGIDEKHFSATLTLDSGHQKGKRVGIAYEDFSKLA, from the exons ATGGGGAAAGCAGATTTCCTCTCCCCCAAAGCGATTAGCAATCGAATAAAAGCCAAAGGGCTCCAGAAGCTAAGGTGGTATTGTCAGATGTGTCAAAAACAGTGCCGTGATGAG AATGGCTTCAAATGTCACTGCATGTCCGAGTCCCACCAGCGGCAGCTGCTCCTGGCCTCAGAAAACCCAAACAAGTTCATGGACTACTTCTCTGA tgagTTCAAAAGTGACTTCTTGGAGCTGCTTAGAAGACGTTTTG GGACCAAGAGAGTTCACAACAATATTGTCTACAATGAATACATCAGTCACAGAGAGCACGTCCATATGAACTCCACACAGTGGGAAACACTCACTGACTTCACCAAGTGGCTGGGCAGAGAGG GTTTGTGCAAAGTTGATGAAACCCCTAAAGGCTGGTACATCCAGTACATCGATCGCGACCCGGAGACCATCCGGCGCCAAGAGGAGCAGGCgaggaaaaagaagcaggaactggatgATGAGGAGAGGAGTGCTAGGTTCATTGAGGAGCAGGTCCGTAGGGGTCGCGATGGCAAGGAAACTGAC GAAGCTTCAGTTTACACAGAGCTAAAACGCGAGAGCGAAGAAGAAAAAG ttgctTTCAACTTGGGGGCCTCCTCCTCTGTGGCTGGGACCTCTAAGTCAAG TTCTGCCCTGGGTGCTAGCGCCCTGAAAGCAGCGCCGTCATCATCCTCGGTCAAAAGGAAAGACACATCCTCCAGTTCAGACTTCAGaggggaaaagaagaagaaatctgCTCTGGAGGAGATCATTGAG atggaggagaggaagaagcagTCGAGCAGAACTGATTACTGGCTGCAGCCCAACATTATAGTCAAAATCATCACCAAGAGGCTGGGAGAGAAATACCACAAGAAAAAGGCCGTCATCCTG GAAGTGCGAGACAAATATGCTGCAGTGGTAAAAATGGTCGACTCGGGGGACAAATTGAAACTGGACCAGAATCACTTGGAAACGGTGATACCTGCACCAG GTAAACGGGTTTTGATCCTGAACGGTCCCTACAGAGACACAGAGGCCCTGCTGGACGGGATCGATGAGAAACATTTCAGCGCAACCCTCACACTTGACTCT gGTCATCAGAAAGGGAAGAGAGTGGGCATCGCCTATGAGGATTTCTCCAAACTGGCCTAA